A window from Dehalobacter sp. encodes these proteins:
- a CDS encoding ANTAR domain-containing protein, whose translation MKRAILISQEKQINELNAVLPLANYQAIARTDSGIEALRMAQRVEPDLIICGGDIQGISPLDLVQNLVHANICPVIFVLDQKDYVNLDFALKTNVHHIMTAPLRAIDVVSGIAQAEHRFNREIEQRKEMNKLNDELKTRKLVYQAILILIAGGMDEETAYASIRTEAMTSRKTIRAIAADVVKGTWRP comes from the coding sequence ATGAAAAGAGCCATACTGATTAGCCAGGAAAAACAAATCAATGAATTGAATGCCGTCCTGCCTTTGGCTAATTATCAGGCGATCGCGAGGACTGACAGTGGTATAGAGGCTCTGCGCATGGCGCAGCGGGTTGAGCCTGACCTGATCATCTGCGGAGGGGATATCCAGGGGATTTCCCCGCTTGATCTCGTTCAGAATCTCGTTCATGCCAATATTTGTCCGGTTATTTTCGTGCTTGATCAAAAGGATTATGTGAACCTGGATTTTGCGCTGAAAACCAATGTCCACCATATCATGACGGCTCCGCTCAGAGCGATAGATGTCGTCTCCGGGATTGCCCAGGCTGAACACCGGTTTAACAGAGAAATAGAACAGCGCAAAGAAATGAATAAATTAAATGATGAGCTTAAAACAAGAAAACTGGTGTATCAGGCGATTTTAATCCTGATTGCAGGCGGGATGGATGAAGAAACAGCCTATGCCTCGATTCGAACAGAAGCGATGACCTCAAGAAAAACAATTCGGGCAATCGCTGCCGATGTCGTAAAAGGAACGTGGAGACCTTGA
- a CDS encoding phosphodiester glycosidase family protein: MITKKQFLIRFIVGNMLLFILLGPFIVFYGPFHSLTYVTVGTILTSRHPQVADFFLSDEKIAEITQKYGNTSVTVEPVIQHIDHKIDDEENGIRIENIEGKYFKGIVMLVRDPLQIEVAVTKEIGIAGQRLSELVTAEGAIAGMNAGGFYDPNSQGNGAYPDGITVRDGQLIHENLNAAKGANLIGFNKEGKLILRTVSAQELSSGIIGDLGIRHAVSFEPNLILNGEPQIKGDGGWGLAPRTGIGQKADGTVIFVVIDGRQPDWSMGATLRDLMNIFIEYGAENAANLDGGSSTELFYQGQIVNKLWNIYGERYMPTAFVVMPGKKPRGVGQN; this comes from the coding sequence TTGATAACAAAAAAACAATTTTTGATCCGGTTCATCGTTGGGAATATGCTGTTGTTCATCCTCTTAGGGCCTTTCATTGTCTTTTATGGTCCTTTTCATTCGTTGACGTATGTTACGGTCGGAACGATTCTGACGTCCCGCCATCCTCAGGTAGCGGATTTTTTTTTATCGGATGAAAAAATTGCTGAAATTACCCAGAAATACGGAAATACGTCAGTTACCGTGGAACCTGTTATTCAGCATATTGACCATAAGATTGACGATGAAGAAAACGGGATCAGGATAGAAAATATTGAAGGCAAATATTTTAAAGGCATCGTCATGCTCGTGCGTGACCCTCTTCAGATCGAAGTTGCCGTTACCAAAGAGATTGGCATAGCCGGACAGCGCTTATCAGAACTGGTCACTGCGGAGGGCGCAATAGCCGGTATGAATGCCGGCGGCTTTTATGATCCGAATTCGCAGGGGAACGGCGCTTATCCGGATGGGATCACCGTCAGGGACGGGCAGCTCATTCATGAAAATTTGAACGCGGCTAAAGGTGCGAATCTGATCGGTTTTAACAAGGAAGGAAAACTGATACTCCGGACAGTCTCTGCCCAGGAACTTTCCTCGGGGATTATCGGGGATCTTGGGATTCGGCATGCGGTCAGCTTCGAGCCAAACCTTATCCTGAACGGAGAACCACAGATTAAAGGCGACGGCGGCTGGGGACTCGCTCCCAGGACGGGAATCGGGCAAAAAGCCGACGGTACGGTTATTTTCGTTGTGATAGACGGCAGACAGCCTGACTGGAGTATGGGAGCCACGCTGCGGGATCTGATGAATATATTTATTGAATATGGAGCCGAAAATGCAGCGAATCTTGACGGCGGTTCTTCAACGGAATTGTTCTATCAAGGTCAGATTGTCAATAAACTCTGGAACATCTACGGCGAACGCTATATGCCTACAGCTTTTGTGGTGATGCCGGGAAAGAAACCTAGAGGGGTGGGGCAAAATTGA
- a CDS encoding N-formylglutamate amidohydrolase produces the protein MENMPEKVLNEYNRARLNEEAVNIEKVYFYKTDKRVNPRQEEPFLLTRGELPVLVSAPHAVRHYRQKKILMSDQFTGSVVFLLNKLTGCHAIAATKLYGGDPNADDPCMYKDRIASFCREKKVKVVLDIHGAARERDFDVDLGTNQKKNLLGKANILEILEQNFRDFGLARVSTDFFAASGANTVSHFVSQELGIPAVQIEINKHYRVPAQNASGFHRLMGALAESVKRLA, from the coding sequence ATGGAGAATATGCCTGAAAAGGTCTTAAATGAATATAACCGGGCCCGCTTAAATGAAGAAGCCGTCAATATAGAAAAAGTATATTTTTATAAAACAGACAAACGCGTCAATCCACGGCAGGAAGAGCCGTTCCTGTTAACGCGCGGGGAACTTCCGGTGCTGGTGTCCGCGCCGCATGCGGTCAGGCATTACAGGCAGAAAAAGATCCTGATGTCGGATCAGTTCACCGGCTCGGTTGTCTTCCTGTTAAACAAATTGACGGGATGCCATGCCATAGCAGCGACAAAGCTCTACGGCGGAGACCCGAATGCCGACGATCCCTGCATGTATAAAGACCGGATCGCCAGTTTCTGCCGTGAAAAGAAAGTAAAGGTCGTTCTGGACATTCATGGGGCTGCCCGGGAGAGAGATTTCGATGTGGACCTGGGCACAAATCAAAAGAAGAACCTGCTTGGCAAGGCGAACATTTTGGAAATCCTGGAACAAAACTTCCGGGATTTCGGCTTAGCCAGAGTTTCGACGGACTTTTTTGCCGCTTCCGGCGCGAATACCGTCTCCCATTTTGTCTCACAAGAACTGGGAATTCCGGCAGTACAGATAGAGATCAACAAACATTACCGGGTTCCAGCTCAGAATGCCTCAGGGTTTCACCGTCTAATGGGTGCCCTGGCGGAAAGTGTAAAACGACTGGCCTGA
- a CDS encoding ferritin-like domain-containing protein, translating into MVPGTSSLTQDLVRAINGEYSAIACYAKLAEKAPNQEIRKQILEIRQDEVRHYHIFSQIFTEITGTKPNPQMTEECPAAYRAALKSAFQDEQHTVDFYHNVAEKTQDPFIREQFKRAAADEQNHAVWFLWFLKV; encoded by the coding sequence ATGGTTCCGGGCACAAGCTCATTAACTCAGGATTTAGTCAGGGCTATCAACGGAGAGTATAGCGCGATCGCCTGTTACGCCAAGCTGGCTGAAAAAGCGCCGAATCAGGAAATAAGAAAACAAATCCTGGAGATCCGCCAGGACGAGGTGCGGCATTATCACATATTTTCGCAGATATTTACTGAAATCACAGGGACAAAACCAAACCCTCAGATGACTGAAGAATGTCCTGCCGCTTACAGGGCGGCTCTAAAGTCTGCCTTTCAGGATGAGCAGCATACGGTTGATTTCTATCATAATGTGGCTGAAAAGACACAGGATCCTTTTATCAGGGAACAATTCAAAAGAGCAGCCGCCGATGAGCAAAACCATGCAGTCTGGTTCTTGTGGTTTTTAAAAGTCTAA
- a CDS encoding mechanosensitive ion channel family protein, protein MIFNLDQWLIYKGIEETAAVLIANAAAVVMVLLVSILAFIVTKQVFLRILAFYIHRNKILWDDKLLGRKVFRRLAHMIPAIVIYAVAGLFPEYSGFIQKIAIIYIIVAGTLAMLALLDAIDDIYRTFEASRFKPIRSIVQALKIVVWLIGGIWMIATMIDRSPLLLLSGIGAVTAIILLIFKDSLLGLVAGIQLSSNDMLRIGDWIEMPKYGADGDVTDISLNTVKVRNFDNTITTIPSYALISDSFKNWRGMQESGGRRIKRSIFIDSSSIRFCTDDMLAKFKEFRYLSEYIENKKRELEKYNLEHNIDPAQLVNGRRLTNIGTFRAYLQTYLENHPEIHPEMTRMARQLPVTEYGIPIEIYAFTKDTSWESYETVQADIFDHILAIVPEFELRIYQSPTGYDLRHMGL, encoded by the coding sequence ATGATATTCAATCTGGACCAATGGCTGATTTACAAAGGAATTGAAGAAACGGCTGCAGTCCTGATCGCGAATGCCGCAGCGGTGGTTATGGTTCTGCTGGTCAGTATTTTGGCCTTCATCGTTACAAAGCAAGTATTCCTGCGAATCCTTGCTTTCTACATCCATCGCAACAAAATCCTCTGGGATGATAAGCTTCTTGGCAGGAAAGTCTTCAGACGCCTGGCGCATATGATCCCGGCAATTGTAATCTACGCCGTAGCCGGACTGTTCCCGGAATATTCCGGCTTCATTCAAAAAATAGCGATTATTTACATCATTGTGGCCGGCACATTGGCCATGCTCGCTTTGCTTGACGCGATTGACGATATTTATCGGACTTTTGAAGCTTCCCGGTTCAAACCAATCCGCAGCATCGTCCAGGCCCTGAAAATAGTCGTCTGGCTCATCGGCGGCATCTGGATGATTGCTACGATGATTGACCGTTCCCCTCTCCTTCTGCTAAGCGGAATTGGAGCAGTAACGGCAATCATCCTCTTGATCTTCAAGGATTCTCTTCTAGGTCTGGTAGCGGGGATTCAGCTGTCTTCCAATGATATGCTCAGGATCGGTGACTGGATAGAAATGCCCAAGTACGGCGCTGACGGAGACGTTACGGACATTTCCCTGAACACCGTCAAAGTCAGAAACTTTGATAATACGATTACAACAATTCCGTCGTATGCCCTGATCTCCGATTCCTTTAAAAACTGGCGCGGTATGCAGGAATCTGGCGGCAGAAGAATTAAGAGATCTATTTTTATTGACAGTTCCAGCATCCGTTTCTGCACCGATGATATGCTGGCGAAGTTCAAGGAATTCCGATATCTTTCTGAGTATATCGAGAATAAAAAACGGGAGCTTGAGAAATACAACCTGGAACATAACATTGATCCTGCTCAGCTCGTAAACGGCAGAAGACTTACGAACATTGGTACGTTTCGGGCCTACCTTCAGACCTATCTTGAAAACCACCCGGAGATCCACCCGGAAATGACCAGGATGGCACGTCAGCTTCCGGTGACCGAGTACGGGATTCCGATCGAAATCTATGCGTTTACCAAGGATACATCCTGGGAAAGCTATGAAACCGTCCAGGCCGATATTTTTGACCATATCCTGGCCATTGTTCCGGAGTTTGAGCTGCGGATTTATCAAAGCCCCACCGGCTACGATCTGCGGCATATGGGGCTGTGA
- a CDS encoding UPF0182 family protein has translation MRGKSILKPGLKVLVLLIIIIAVLSALSGFYEDWLWFTDLGYASLFWTPFFSKVLIQAINGTMLFLVIFATLMSGRHAFTTFYNERFRKRIRLVEEVNLPPAVSPRRVTISLLVLSAVISIIVSFIVGFTGWLDFLSFVNASSFNYSDPLFNQDLGFFVFKLPFFETVYNAFFSPILILTLFTALFYIMTGVVRFHSIRIWKKDAVVISPTARRHLGVLLTILFALKGFGYYISTYELVYSHRGHVIGAGYSDVYASLPVFKILVVVSLVCFLFSLIAFFLKDSRLLTMPIMFLIVFSLFTSGIFPTMLQSMVVVPNELEKETPYIASEIQMTRYAYGLDKIAEQDYTGVETVTAQDLKDEVETLNNVRLNDPRPMQQIYNQKQGIRQYYKFNDIDVDRYNIGGTYRQVMLSAREISLQDLDPKALTFINTRFKYTHGFGLTASFANAVTTKGLPAFAVSNVPPQTDYAELKITEPRIYFGELTNDWVVADTKSKEFDYPLGNDYAMNNYAGKTGIPFTAFNKLMLSLHQMTPRFYLAGEVTSESKLLLNRNILDRVKKLAPFLTYDDDPYTVIDNGRIKWIIDAYTTTDKIPYSSKNSTQGFNYIRNSVKVVIDAYDGTVDFYAIDEEDPILKTYQKIFPGVFKSNSEMPYSLKSHLRYPETMFKIQCDMLNTFHMTNTKVFYNKEDAWNVAKEIYGSAEQNVEPYYVIMKLPGETKEEFVLMQPFTPASSASNSRNNLVSWLGARMDGENYGKLVLYKMPKNIEIDGPFQVESRIDQDPEISQQFALWDQKGSSVLRGNLLVLPIGGNILFVEPIYLQSTTSGSIPEMKRIVVVYEDKIVMADTLEEGLKGIFGRSVPSLNTLQEKPLEESGAVDGTDTTKTELKSVLEQIKQIREMLEALENQVTAINNEDLTPDSGLGTGQDVSTNNKAENASASSVKGTAAEATVNAVQ, from the coding sequence ATGCGCGGGAAATCTATTTTAAAACCTGGTCTCAAGGTACTCGTTTTACTCATCATTATTATTGCTGTGCTTTCGGCCTTGAGCGGATTCTACGAAGACTGGCTGTGGTTTACCGACTTAGGGTACGCAAGTCTTTTCTGGACACCGTTCTTCAGCAAAGTACTTATTCAGGCCATTAACGGAACAATGTTGTTTTTAGTGATTTTCGCAACACTGATGTCGGGAAGACATGCGTTTACAACGTTTTACAATGAAAGATTCCGCAAAAGGATCAGACTGGTCGAAGAAGTCAACCTTCCGCCTGCTGTCAGTCCGCGCAGGGTTACCATTTCCTTGCTTGTCTTATCTGCCGTGATCAGTATTATTGTAAGCTTCATCGTCGGTTTTACCGGCTGGCTTGATTTTCTGTCCTTTGTGAATGCCTCTTCCTTTAATTATTCCGACCCGCTGTTTAATCAGGATCTTGGTTTCTTTGTGTTTAAGCTTCCTTTCTTTGAGACCGTTTATAACGCATTTTTCTCTCCAATCCTTATTTTAACCCTGTTTACCGCACTTTTTTATATTATGACGGGGGTCGTTCGCTTCCATTCCATCCGGATCTGGAAGAAAGATGCTGTCGTCATCAGTCCTACGGCCAGAAGACACCTTGGGGTTCTTTTAACCATTCTTTTTGCGCTGAAAGGCTTTGGCTACTATATCAGCACCTATGAACTCGTTTACTCGCATAGAGGCCACGTCATCGGTGCTGGATACAGTGACGTCTATGCCTCGCTTCCGGTTTTTAAGATCCTGGTCGTTGTGAGCCTGGTCTGTTTCCTGTTTTCCCTTATCGCGTTTTTTCTGAAAGATTCCCGTTTGCTGACCATGCCGATCATGTTTCTGATTGTCTTTTCACTTTTCACTTCGGGAATCTTCCCGACAATGCTCCAGTCCATGGTTGTCGTTCCGAACGAGCTGGAAAAAGAAACGCCGTATATTGCCAGCGAGATCCAAATGACCCGCTATGCCTACGGTCTGGATAAAATCGCGGAACAGGACTACACCGGGGTTGAGACGGTTACTGCGCAAGACTTAAAAGATGAGGTTGAGACCCTGAATAACGTCCGCCTGAACGATCCCCGTCCAATGCAGCAGATTTACAACCAAAAACAGGGAATTCGCCAATACTATAAATTTAATGATATTGATGTTGACCGGTACAATATTGGTGGTACGTATCGCCAGGTTATGCTCTCAGCGAGGGAAATCTCGCTTCAGGACCTTGATCCGAAAGCTTTGACCTTTATTAATACCCGGTTTAAATACACGCATGGTTTCGGCTTAACCGCTTCGTTCGCCAATGCCGTCACTACCAAAGGGCTTCCTGCTTTTGCGGTAAGCAATGTGCCGCCACAAACAGACTATGCGGAACTGAAGATTACCGAACCACGGATCTACTTTGGCGAACTGACGAATGACTGGGTCGTTGCCGACACCAAATCCAAAGAATTTGATTATCCCCTTGGCAATGATTACGCGATGAACAACTATGCCGGCAAGACGGGTATCCCGTTTACTGCTTTTAACAAACTGATGCTGTCTCTTCATCAGATGACCCCGCGTTTTTATCTGGCCGGAGAAGTAACTTCGGAAAGCAAGCTTCTTCTGAACCGGAATATTTTGGACCGGGTCAAGAAACTGGCGCCGTTTCTGACGTATGACGATGACCCTTATACTGTGATTGACAACGGCAGGATTAAATGGATTATTGACGCCTATACGACAACGGATAAAATTCCTTACTCCAGTAAAAACTCCACCCAAGGTTTTAACTATATCCGCAATTCCGTTAAAGTCGTTATCGATGCTTATGACGGTACTGTTGATTTCTACGCGATTGACGAAGAAGATCCTATTCTTAAGACTTATCAAAAGATTTTCCCGGGTGTATTTAAAAGTAACTCGGAAATGCCCTATTCCTTAAAATCTCACCTGCGCTATCCGGAAACGATGTTCAAAATCCAGTGCGACATGCTGAATACGTTTCATATGACCAATACCAAAGTCTTCTATAATAAAGAAGATGCCTGGAATGTAGCGAAGGAAATCTACGGTTCAGCAGAACAAAATGTGGAACCGTATTACGTGATCATGAAACTTCCCGGGGAAACAAAGGAAGAATTCGTGCTGATGCAGCCTTTTACCCCGGCCTCCAGCGCGTCGAACAGCAGAAATAATCTTGTGTCCTGGCTGGGAGCCAGAATGGATGGCGAGAATTACGGAAAACTTGTCTTATATAAGATGCCCAAAAATATAGAGATCGACGGTCCGTTCCAAGTTGAGTCCAGAATCGATCAGGATCCCGAAATTTCCCAGCAGTTTGCGTTATGGGACCAAAAAGGATCGAGCGTTCTCAGAGGAAATCTGCTGGTATTGCCGATTGGCGGAAATATCTTGTTTGTGGAGCCCATTTATCTGCAGTCTACGACCAGCGGCAGTATTCCCGAAATGAAGCGCATTGTGGTCGTCTATGAAGATAAAATTGTCATGGCCGATACGTTGGAAGAAGGATTGAAAGGAATCTTCGGTCGTTCTGTACCGTCTTTGAATACGCTGCAAGAGAAACCGCTTGAGGAATCCGGCGCAGTGGACGGAACTGATACCACGAAAACAGAACTGAAGAGTGTTCTGGAACAAATCAAACAAATCCGTGAAATGCTCGAAGCCTTGGAAAATCAGGTCACAGCCATCAATAACGAAGACCTCACTCCGGACAGCGGGCTGGGTACCGGTCAGGACGTTTCCACGAATAATAAAGCTGAGAATGCCTCCGCCAGTTCTGTTAAAGGCACTGCTGCTGAGGCTACCGTGAACGCTGTCCAATAA